The following are from one region of the Salvia hispanica cultivar TCC Black 2014 chromosome 1, UniMelb_Shisp_WGS_1.0, whole genome shotgun sequence genome:
- the LOC125194054 gene encoding putative B3 domain-containing protein At5g35780, translating into MLLRDIAIDDLKHKLDTKGSLFDVLLATVERATEIYNHERKTAQTRPKRKIEKPSSSEPKRRKIPNPANNINNGDERPTLPERFKNAIEEMARGANAPAPEARLVIQKQLYGTDLSSGHNRLSIPMNQIADDFLTEGEKEHLRGYGEGKKKNYLDVRVVGPSPAAERAKLCRWDMAKKDGGKTSSSYVINGTWNAIVAKNRLRVGVVVQLWCFRVHRELCFALVRLPPGNHAAGA; encoded by the coding sequence atgtTGCTCCGAGACATAGCAATCGACGATCTGAAACACAAACTCGACACGAAAGGCAGCCTCTTCGACGTTCTACTCGCGACGGTGGAACGAGCAACGGAGATATACAACCACGAGCGCAAAACCGCCCAAACACGCCCCAAGCGGAAAATAGAGAAACCCTCCTCTTCCGAGCCAAAGAGGAGAAAGATCCCAAACCCCGCCAACAACATCAACAACGGAGACGAACGCCCCACGCTGCCTGAAAGATTCAAGAACGCGATCGAAGAGATGGCGCGTGGGGCGAACGCGCCGGCGCCGGAGGCGAGATTGGTGATACAGAAGCAGCTGTACGGGACGGACTTGAGCAGCGGCCACAACCGGCTGTCGATCCCGATGAACCAGATCGCGGACGACTTCTTGACGGAGGGAGAGAAGGAGCACCTCCGCGGCTATGGCGAGGGCAAGAAGAAGAACTACTTGGATGTGAGGGTTGTGGGGCCGTCTCCGGCGGCGGAGAGGGCGAAGCTGTGCCGGTGGGACATGGCGAAGAAGGACGGAGGGAAGACGTCGTCGAGCTACGTGATCAATGGGACGTGGAATGCGATTGTGGCGAAGAATAGGTTGAGGGTTGGGGTGGTGGTGCAGTTGTGGTGTTTCCGGGTTCATCGGGAGCTGTGCTTCGCCCTTGTGAGGCTGCCGCCGGGGAATCACGCGGCCGGCGCCTGA
- the LOC125222986 gene encoding protein EXECUTER 2, chloroplastic has translation MAVANAWATGHSASPPPQLRPPSSSSENLTHVLKNKFSPNLPNKSIIRRSRKSKLFCRCSSDSENIKKYSTSDLSSSSSSSCSSSLSAPSSAGWDWNRWTRHFSEIEQAENYASVLKFQLEDAIEKEDFQEAAKLKIAIAEATSKDNIAEIMSQLKSAIDEERYHDASRLCRNTGSGLVGWWVGYSKDLDDPFGRIIRITPGMGRFVGKTYSPRQLVTSSPGTPLFEMFVVKDDDGGYSMQVAFLKQTKGNSANSNSSSDKSAKGPSAGEAENTAVVDVKLEESEAEKGEGKSIDLEGAAEEGIKGVINFLKEKIPELKVKVMRVDVTENITEDTLKQFIEEDSESRTGKDVEEDATEIDSNQLDRVAAQGDSDTTDDENLDTKLYIGGVLHNNEQSPSKDEFIRVPADIKDMERDSFMLHISKIYHDNEPEENTASKVKVGAIAAQSVSDLMPSEIAKAFWSSEKVSPKISKDVREIVKLAVGQAQKRNKLSEYTDFSRITVPSGDLDPFEGLYVGAFGPYGTEVVQLRRKYGNWNTSDDKQSSDVEFFEYVEAVKLTGDLNVPAGQVTFRAKIGKVNRNANRGMYPHELGVLASYRGQGRIAEFGFRNPKWVEGELLQLNGKGLVPYVKGADLGFLYVVPEQSFLVLFNRLKLPE, from the exons ATGGCGGTTGCCAACGCCTGGGCTACGGGGCACTCCGCCTCGCCTCCGCCTCAGCTCCGCcccccctcctcctcctccgaaAACCTGACCCATGTTTTGAAGAATAAGTTTTCCCCCAATTTGCCCAATAAATCTATCATCAGAAGAAGCAGGAAATCCAAGCTATTCTGCCGCTGCAGCAGCGATTCCGAAAACATCAAGAAATACAGCACCTCCGATTTAAGTAGCTCTTCTTCTTCGAGCTGTTCCTCGTCGTTGTCGGCGCCATCATCCGCGGGTTGGGATTGGAATAGGTGGACTCGCCATTTTTCTGAAATTGAGCAGGCCGAGAACTACGCCTCTGTTCTAAAG TTTCAATTAGAAGATGCAATAGAGAAGGAAGACTTCCAGGAAGCTGCTAAGTTGAAAATAGCTATTGCAGAAGCAACATCAAAGGATAACATTGCCGAAATAATGTCACAGCTGAAG AGTGCAATCGATGAAGAACGCTACCATGATGCTTCAAGATTATGCCGAAACACAGGAAGTGGGCTG GTTGGTTGGTGGGTTGGATATTCAAAAGATTTGGATGATCCTTTTGGAAGAATAATTCGGATAACTCCAGGGATGGGAAGATTTGTTGGCAAAACTTATAGTCCGAG ACAGTTGGTCACATCGTCTCCTGGAACTCCACTGTTTGAAATGTTTGTGGTTAAAGATGACGATGGAGGATATAGCATGCAG GTTGCATTTCTAAAACAAACTAAAGGAAATTCGGCAAATTCCAATTCTTCGTCCGACAAATCCGCCAAGGGGCCGTCAGCAGGTGAAGCCGAGAATACAGCCGTGGTCGATGTCAAGCTGGAAGAGAGCGAAGCAGAAAAAGGTGAAGGGAAGAGCATTGATTTGGAAGGGGCTGCTGAAGAGGGAATAAAGGGTGTCATCAATTTTCTCAAGGAAAAAATACCCGAACTGAAGGTTAAAGTAATGAGGGTCGATGTTACTGAGAACATAACTGAGGATACTCTGAAGCAGTTTATTGAAGAAGACAGTGAGAGCAGAACCGGCAAGGATGTAGAAGAGGATGCTACCGAAATAGATAGTAATCAGCTGGATCGGGTTGCTGCCCAAGGAGATAGTGACACAACGGATGATGAAAACTTAGACACAAAGCTTTACATCGGTGGGGTTTTACACAACAATGAACAAAGTCCTAGCAAGGATGAGTTCATTCGTGTCCCTGCTGATATTAAAGATATGGAGAGGGATTCCTTTATGCTGCATATTTCGAAGATATATCACGATAATGAACCGGAAGAAAACACTGCATCTAAAGTTAAGGTGGGTGCAATAGCTGCCCAAAGTGTTTCCGATCTTATGCCTTCTGAAATTGCCAAGGCTTTCTGGAGTTCAGAAAAGGTCTCCCCTAAG ATTTCCAAAGATGTACGTGAAATAGTAAAGCTTGCCGTCGGCCAGGCCCAGAAACGGAATAAACTGTCTGAGTACACAGATTTTAGTCGGATTACTGTTCCCAGTGGTGATTTAGATCCATTTGAGG GGTTATACGTTGGTGCTTTCGGACCTTATGGCACCGAGGTGGTGCAGTTGAGGCGCAAATATGGTAACTGGAACACGAGTGACGATAAGCAATCTTCTGATGTCGAGTTCTTTGAGTATGTCGAGGCAGTCAAGCTGACAGGGGATCTGAACGTTCCCGCTGGCCAG GTAACGTTTCGTGCTAAAATAGGGAAGGTTAATCGCAATGCCAACCGAGGAATGTACCCACATGAGCTAGGAGTG CTTGCAAGTTACAGAGGCCAAGGAAGGATTGCGGAATTTGGATTCCGGAATCCCAAGTGGGTCGAAGGCGAGCTTCTTCAGCTGAACGGCAAG GGTTTGGTGCCGTATGTGAAAGGTGCAGATCTCGGCTTCCTGTACGTTGTCCCGGAGCAAAGTTTCCTCGTGCTGTTCAATCGCCTGAAGCTGCCGGAGTGA
- the LOC125201561 gene encoding putative exosome complex component rrp40, producing MELKPSIPSSSLIDQQVFPGDVVLDLSKITSQTIKLGGGLRQDGDLISVMKGGVLRFSKPNKYWVETSQKRYVPSAGDNVLGIVVDARSDNFFVDIKGPTLAFLPVLAFEGGTRRNIPKFEMGTLLYVRVVKADTGMNPELSCMDASGKAAEYGPLKEGFMFETSTGLSRTLLSSPTCPVLETLGKKIAFEIAVGLNGRVWVNSSTPSIVVLVSNTIIQTASMSPTQQKIRVESLLQKMQ from the exons ATGGAATTGAAGCCCTCAATACCTTCTTCGAGCCTTATTGATCAACAAGTG tttccAGGAGATGTGGTACTGGACCTCTCCAAAATAACTAGTCAAACCATCAAGCTTGGTGGCGGCCTCCGTCAG GATGGTGACTTAATATCTGTCATGAAGGGTGGAGTTTTGAGATTCTCAAAACCTAACAAATATTGGGTTGAAACCTCCCAAAAACGG TATGTGCCTAGTGCTGGGGATAATGTACTTGGAATAGTAGTTGATGCAAGATCCGAT AATTTTTTCGTGGATATAAAAGGTCCAACCTTAGCCTTCCTGCCAGTACTTGCTTTTGAAGGCGGAACTAGGAGAAATATTCCCAAGTTTGAG ATGGGCACATTGTTGTATGTCCGAGTTGTCAAGGCAGATACCGGCATGAACCCCGAGTTATCCTGCATGGATG CCTCTGGAAAAGCGGCAGAGTATGGTCCCCTTAAAGAAGGGTTCATGTTTGAAACGTCAACCGGCTTATCAAGAAC GCTGCTGAGCTCTCCAACATGCCCTGTTCTTGAGACTCTCGGGAAAAAGATTGCTTTTGAGATCGCTGTTGGTTTGAATGGCAGGGTGTGG GTGAATTCTTCTACTCCATCAATTGTTGTACTAGTTTCAAATACAATCATCCAAACGGCGTCTATGAGCCCTACGCAGCAAAAAATCAGGGTGGAAAGCTTGCTCCAGAAAATGCAATGA
- the LOC125222991 gene encoding CASP-like protein 4A3: MENHDSSNSNRRTLRRNSNSHISMSDTESTASHTESFHSPLRSDSPLRSDDPVFLPENDNPANKTTKSLVPAERYYSPVPSPGKSNFTATSPLAAGKGGRRPWPHSEKPTSGNGGRRENSAAENREFGGRASSPVILGLNRLVKEEAPRGVKKVGAIGGGTVEEGFVDEVGGDRRSRAAVENILRRSERGKELTKAALVVRVFEALACVISFSVMAADKTKGWSGDSFDRYREYRYCLVVNIIGFVYSAFQVCDLAYLLGTEKHVISHHLRYHFDFFMDQILAYLIMSASSAAATRVTDWITNWGKDEFTLMASASIAVSFLAFIAFATSSLISGYNLCNRDST, from the exons ATGGAGAATCACGATTCGAGCAACAGCAACCGGCGGACTCTTCGCAGAAACAGCAACAGCCACATATCAATGTCGGACACCGAGTCAACAGCGAGTCACACCGAGTCATTCCACTCGCCCCTCCGCTCCGACTCGCCCCTCCGCTCCGACGACCCCGTTTTCCTCCCGGAAAACGACAATCCCGCCAACAAAACCACCAAATCCCTCGTCCCAGCCGAGAGATACTACTCCCCCGTGCCGTCGCCGGGAAAATCCAACTTCACGGCGACGTCTCCGCTCGCCGCCGGGAAAGGCGGGCGGCGGCCATGGCCGCATTCGGAGAAACCCACCTCGGGAAACGGCGGGCGGAGGGAGAATTCGGCGGCGGAGAATCGGGAATTTGGGGGGAGGGCGAGTTCGCCGGTGATTTTGGGGCTGAATCGGCTGGTGAAGGAGGAGGCGCCGCGCGGGGTGAAGAAGGTGGGAGCGATCGGCGGTGGTACGGTGGAGGAAGGGTTTGTCGATGAGGTGGGCGGAGATAGGCGGTCGAGGGCTGCGGTGGAGAATATACTGCGGCGGTCGGAGAGGGGAAAGGAGCTGACGAAGGCGGCGTTGGTGGTGAGAGTGTTTGAGGCTCTTGCTTGTGTGATTTCCTTCAGCGTTATGGCTGCTGACAAAACCAAAGGCTGGAGTGGCGATTCGTTTGATCGATACCGAGAGTATAG ATATTGTCTCGTTGTAAATATCATCGGGTTTGTATATTCTGCTTTTCAAGTGTGCGATCTGGCATaccttttgggcacggagaagCACGTCATCTCTCACCATCTACGTTACCACTTTGATTTCTTCATGGATCAG ATTTTGGCCTATCTTATAATGTCAGCATCCTCAGCGGCTGCTACAAGGGTTACAGACTGGATAACAAACTGGGGGAAAGACGAGTTCACGTTGATGGCCAGCGCCTCAATTGCGGTGTCGTTCTTGGCTTTCATCGCCTTCGCCACCAGTTCACTCATATCTGGTTATAACCTCTGCAACAGGGATTCAACTTGA
- the LOC125194064 gene encoding peroxisomal membrane protein PEX14-like, translating into MMLNRNCAPAGSTSKIEMLSQFNGYHPILAVGLLAAADAGTAVLFKAVDEDLIKKNDTKSSVAEEAAAAAKDAAVVAADAAQAIREMSTTNREEKICFEEIMSTLYAQTQVMKSMINSMQKLESGLGANGRICLDEQDNRRLSGTSSSQPHTSGTTRTDTMSGYSYLPVSAEPPHHMQMMPMLQRGKMPMLLNIRTSSLGINDAPPVPNQPLMNPRKPGSKVKFYNDSRM; encoded by the exons ATGATGCTGAATAGGAATTGTGCACCTGCGGGTAGCACTTCGAAAATTGAGATGCTCTCCCAATTCAACGGGTATCATCCTATACTTGCAGTGGGATTACTAGCTGCAGCAGATGCTGGAACAGCAGTACTTTTCAAG GCTGTTGACGAGGACCTAATAAAGAAAAACGACACTAAATCAAGTGTAGCAGAAgaagctgctgctgctgcaaaAGATGCTGCTGTTGTGGCAGCGGATGCAGCTCAAGCAATCCGGgagatgtcaacaacaaatagaGAAG AGAAGATATGCTTTGAGGAGATTATGAGTACGTTATATGCTCAAACACAAGTGATGAAATCAATGATCAATTCAATGCAGAAGTTGGAAAGTG GACTGGGTGCAAATGGAAGAATTTGTCTTGATGAGCAGGATAACAGAAGGCTCTCAGGAACCAGTTCAAGC CAACCTCATACCAGTGGCACCACACGTACTGATACAATGTCAG GTTATTCGTATCTACCTGTGTCTGCGGAACCTCCTCACCATATGCAGATGATGCCTATGCTACAAAGAGGGAAAATGCCAATGCTGTTGAATATAAGGACTAGCTCTCTG GGGATCAATGATGCACCACCGGTCCCCAATCAGCCGCTAATGAATCCAAGAAAACCGGGGTCAAAGGTCAAGTTCTATAATGATAGCCGTATGTAG
- the LOC125202019 gene encoding 1-deoxy-D-xylulose 5-phosphate reductoisomerase, chloroplastic, giving the protein MALNLMSPTDIKTLSFLDSSKLSYNLNPLKFQGGFAFRRKDSRCTASKRVHCSAQPAPPPAWPGRAVPEPGRMTWEGPKPISVIGSTGSIGTQTLDIVAENPDKFRVVALAAGSNVTLLADQVRAFKPKLVSVRDESLVSELKEALADVEDKPEIIPGEQGMVEVARHPDAVTVVTGIVGCAGLKPTVAAIEAGKDIALANKETLIAGGPFVLPLAKKHNVKILPADSEHSAIFQCIQGLPEGALRRIILTASGGAFRDLPVEKLKEVKVADALKHPNWNMGKKITVDSATLFNKGLEVIEAHYLFGAEYDDIEIVIHPQSIIHSMIETQDSSVLAQLGWPDMRLPILYTLSWPERIYCSEITWPRLNLCNVDLTFKKPDNVKYPSMDLAYAAGRAGGTMTGVLSAANEKAVEMFIDEKIGYLDIFKVVELTCDKHRAEMVSSPSLEEIVHYDLWAREYAAEVQRSAGLSPALV; this is encoded by the exons ATGGCTCTAAACTTGATGTCTCCAACTGATATCAAGACACTGTCTTTCTTGGATTCCTCCAAATTGAGTTACAACCTCAATCCTCTCAAGTTTCAAG gTGGATTTGCTTTCAGAAGGAAGGATAGTAGATGCACTGCCTCAAAGAGAGTCCACTGCTCGGCACAGCCCGCTCCCCCTCCGGCTTGGCCCGGGCGAGCTGTTCCCGAGCCTGGTCGTATGACTTGGGAGGGCCCGAAGCCCATTTCGGTTATTGGATCCACTGGCTCCATTGGAACTCAG ACGCTCGACATAGTTGCTGAAAATCCTGATAAATTTAGAGTCGTAGCACTTGCTGCTGGTTCAAACGTCACCCTTCTTGCTGATCAG GTGAGGGCTTTCAAACCCAAATTAGTATCTGTTAGAGATGAGTCATTGGTTAGTGAGCTCAAAGAGGCTTTGGCTGATGTTGAAGACAAGCCAGAAATCATTCCGGGAGAGCAGGGAATGGTCGAG GTTGCACGACATCCAGATGCTGTTACTGTCGTCACAGGAATTGTTGGATGTGCAGGCTTGAAG CCGACGGTGGCTGCCATAGAAGCTGGAAAAGACATAGCTTTGGCCAATAAAGAGACACTGATTGCTGGAGGACCTTTCGTCCTTCCTCTTGCAAAAAAGCATAACGTCAAGATTCTTCCTGCAGATTCTGAACACTCTGCTATATTTCAG TGCATCCAAGGCCTGCCAGAAGGTGCTTTGAGGCGTATAATTTTGACTGCATCCGGTGGTGCTTTTAG GGATTTGCCGGTTGAGAAATTGAAAGAAGTTAAAGTAGCTGATGCTCTAAAGCATCCTAACTGGAATATGGGAAAGAAAATCACAGTAGACTCTGCAACCCTGTTTAACAAG GGTCTAGAAGTTATAGAAGCTCACTATTTGTTTGGGGCCGAATATGATGACATTGAGATTGTTATTCATCCTCAATCTATCATACATTCGATGATTGAAACACAG GATTCATCTGTGCTAGCGCAATTGGGATGGCCCGACATGCGTCTACCTATTCTCTACACCTTATCGTGGCCAGAAAGAATCTACTGCTCCGAGATCACATGGCCTCGCCTCAACCTGTGCAA TGTTGACCTAACATTCAAGAAGCCCGACAATGTCAAATACCCGTCGATGGATCTAGCTTATGCTGCTGGACGAGCAGGAGGCACCATGACCGGAGTTCTTAGTGCAGCCAACGAGAAAGCAGTTGAAATGTTCATCGACGAGAA AATTGGTTACCTTGACATATTCAAGGTTGTGGAGCTGACATGCGACAAGCATCGAGCAGAGATGGTGTCATCGCCTTCGTTGGAGGAGATCGTCCACTACGACCTGTGGGCACGTGAGTACGCAGCTGAGGTGCAACGCTCGGCCGGATTGAGTCCTGCTCTTGTCTGA
- the LOC125201584 gene encoding serine/threonine/tyrosine-protein kinase HT1-like produces MTNFQWLKQIASTQTKLERRLSLGEYRRAISWSKYLISSGAEIKGGGEEEWSADMSQLFIGNKFASGRHSRIYRGVYKRRDVAIKLISQPQEDGDLAAFLEKQFTSEVALLFRLRHPNIISFIAACKKPPVFCIITEYYPGGSLRKYLHQKGPYSLPHDLVLKLSLDIAHGMQYLHAKGILHRDLKSENLLLDEDMCVKVADFGISCLETQCGSAKGFTGTYRWMAPEMIKEKHHTKKVDVYSFGIVMWELLTALVPFDDMTPEQAAFAVCQKNARPPLPSTCPTAFSRLIRRCWSGNPDKRPHFDEIVSTLESYTEALARDPEFFTSHEPSEGYTLARCIPKCIATRRYPSLGT; encoded by the exons ATGACGAATTTCCAATGGCTGAAGCAGATAGCGAGCACGCAGACCAAGCTGGAGAGGAGGCTGTCGCTGGGGGAGTACAGGAGAGCGATTTCATGGTCGAAATACCTGATTTCCTCCGGAGCAGAGATCAAGGGCGGAGGTGAGGAGGAATGGAGCGCCGACATGTCGCAGCTCTTCATAGGCAACAAATTTGCCTCTGGGAGGCACAGCAGGATTTACAGAGGCGTCTACAAGCGCAGAGATGTGGCGATTAAGCTCATCAGCCAGCCTCAGGAAGATGGGGATTTGGCTGCATTTCTCGAGAAGCAGTTCACTTCTGAAGTTGCTCTCTTGTTCAGGCTCAGACACCCCAACATCATCTCT TTTATTGCAGCATGTAAGAAACCACCAGTGTTTTGTATCATCACAGAGTATTATCCGGGTGGTTCCCTCAGAAAATACCTGCACCAGAAAGGACCGTATTCGCTTCCTCACGACCTTGTGCTGAAGTTGTCGCTCGACATTGCACACGGTATGCAGTATCTTCATGCAAAGGGGATTCTCCATCGAGATCTTAAATCTGAGAATCTTCTGCTTGATGAGGATATGTGTGTCAAGGTAGCGGATTTTGGTATATCGTGTCTGGAAACACAATGTGGCAGTGCCAAGGGATTCACAGGCACTTATCGTTGGATGGCTCCGGAAATGATCAAGGAGAAACACCACACGAAGAAGGTCGACGTTTACAGCTTTGGCATTGTAATGTGGGAGCTGCTAACCGCCTTGGTACCATTCGACGACATGACCCCAGAACAAGCCGCATTTGCAGTGTGCCAAAAG AATGCAAGGCCGCCACTGCCTTCTACGTGCCCTACAGCATTCAGCCGTCTCATCCGGCGTTGCTGGTCGGGCAATCCAGACAAGCGGCCTCATTTTGATGAGATTGTGAGCACGCTCGAGAGCTACACGGAGGCTCTAGCGCGAGACCCAGAATTCTTTACCTCGCACGAGCCATCGGAGGGATACACCCTTGCAAGATGCATTCCGAAGTGCATTGCCACTCGTCGATACCCGTCACTAGGGACATGA